One genomic segment of Ancylobacter sp. IITR112 includes these proteins:
- a CDS encoding glycosyltransferase encodes MRLAVVSHIPVYPTTAGNRARVLGLIQALQELGHEVIFIQIPSGPYDAPESAARHEALVGAGNFYDLTRLSAPARLAKWLKAFPVRAVSRLSKLARIDTPWRYWRPLDSHISGETVRAAQAIIHTRGCEACIVEYVFHSAVLVGLPGQVRKLIDTHDQFSNRHVGYAATGLGDSYWVSLRPRAERRGLARADGVLAIQEAEAAAFAAMLRGEPHAPLVRVVSHFLPRTDDPTPGHVLPSSVLPGPPHRATFVASSNSANVQALALFLERGLPEVIRRDPEFRLLLAGAICAAVPDHPRVDKFGRFDRLGDVFARAPISLNPVLSGSGISVKALESLAAGAPVIATETGARGLGALAGDGLRILPDGDWSAYADALCALTLDPERCAREGTQARLAAADWNQRQRAGLERLLKQEGPSTLRA; translated from the coding sequence ATGCGGCTGGCGGTTGTCTCGCACATACCGGTCTATCCCACCACGGCCGGCAATCGGGCGCGCGTGCTCGGCCTGATTCAGGCGCTGCAGGAACTCGGCCATGAGGTGATCTTCATCCAGATTCCCAGCGGCCCCTATGACGCGCCGGAAAGCGCCGCCCGCCATGAAGCGCTGGTCGGCGCGGGCAATTTTTACGACCTGACCCGGCTATCCGCGCCGGCGCGGCTCGCCAAATGGCTGAAGGCGTTCCCGGTCCGGGCGGTGTCGCGCCTGTCCAAGCTGGCGCGCATCGACACGCCCTGGCGCTACTGGCGCCCGCTCGATTCGCATATATCAGGCGAAACCGTCCGGGCGGCGCAGGCGATCATCCACACGCGCGGCTGCGAGGCGTGCATCGTGGAATATGTCTTCCATTCCGCCGTTCTCGTCGGCCTGCCCGGGCAGGTGCGCAAACTGATCGACACCCATGACCAATTCTCCAACCGGCATGTCGGCTACGCCGCCACTGGCCTCGGCGATTCCTACTGGGTGTCGCTGCGCCCGCGGGCCGAGCGGCGGGGGCTGGCGCGCGCTGACGGCGTGCTCGCCATTCAGGAGGCCGAGGCGGCAGCCTTCGCCGCCATGCTGCGGGGCGAACCGCACGCGCCGCTTGTGCGGGTGGTGAGCCATTTCCTGCCCCGCACGGATGACCCCACGCCCGGCCACGTATTGCCCAGCTCCGTCTTGCCGGGCCCCCCGCACCGGGCGACCTTTGTCGCCTCGTCCAACAGCGCCAATGTTCAGGCGCTGGCGCTGTTTCTGGAGCGGGGCCTGCCGGAGGTGATCCGCCGCGACCCGGAATTCCGCCTGTTGCTCGCCGGCGCGATCTGCGCCGCCGTGCCGGACCATCCGCGCGTCGACAAATTCGGCCGCTTCGACCGGCTGGGCGATGTCTTTGCGCGCGCGCCGATCTCGCTCAACCCGGTGCTGAGCGGCTCCGGCATCTCGGTGAAGGCGCTGGAATCGCTGGCTGCGGGTGCCCCTGTGATCGCCACAGAGACCGGCGCACGCGGGCTCGGCGCGCTCGCCGGCGACGGTCTGCGCATCCTGCCCGATGGCGACTGGAGCGCCTATGCCGACGCGCTGTGCGCGCTGACCCTCGACCCCGAGCGCTGCGCCCGCGAAGGGACGCAGGCGCGCCTTGCAGCGGCGGACTGGAACCAGCGCCAGCGCGCAGGGCTGGAGAGGCTGCTGAAACAGGAGGGGCCCTCTACCCTGCGCGCATAG
- a CDS encoding polysaccharide pyruvyl transferase family protein — protein sequence MEIFYWKSPNGNVGDDLNPWLWPRLFGREFLEHAAGRRFFGIGSVLDERVFCQPHPNGATVFGAGMRGPMKAMPLRPDVDIRFVRGPLSSAALSAMGYGEIEHISDPAVLTPLYSTVAPESSACFNPPSPAQQPPPARRSSSLFIPYFDTPVNVIERVCRDTGLQPLPITSGVDRFIATLKTADKVVTEAMHGAILADAFRIPWAPCRISSGPTEGRTSQFKWDDWRRSLGLEPASIVSSLPYGVIERLPDRYRRQLKGLATVRASETVMRVLRDDRWHLSRDSILKTAQDRILEQAHRLARSPYPTSARRP from the coding sequence ATGGAGATATTTTACTGGAAGTCTCCAAATGGCAATGTCGGCGACGACCTGAATCCGTGGCTCTGGCCCCGGCTATTTGGCCGCGAGTTTCTTGAGCACGCTGCGGGCCGGCGCTTCTTCGGAATCGGCTCGGTTCTCGACGAGCGGGTGTTCTGCCAGCCGCACCCGAACGGTGCGACAGTCTTTGGTGCGGGCATGAGGGGGCCGATGAAAGCTATGCCTCTTCGCCCCGATGTCGATATCCGCTTCGTGCGCGGCCCATTGAGCTCTGCGGCTCTCTCGGCGATGGGATATGGGGAGATAGAGCATATCAGCGACCCGGCGGTCCTGACGCCGCTTTATTCGACCGTCGCTCCGGAAAGCTCGGCGTGCTTTAATCCGCCCTCGCCAGCCCAGCAGCCGCCGCCGGCCCGACGATCTTCGTCGCTTTTCATCCCCTATTTCGATACGCCGGTGAACGTCATTGAACGGGTATGCCGTGACACCGGCCTTCAGCCGTTGCCGATCACCTCCGGCGTCGATCGGTTCATCGCAACGCTGAAAACGGCGGACAAAGTCGTCACCGAGGCCATGCATGGCGCCATCCTCGCTGACGCCTTCCGTATTCCTTGGGCTCCATGCCGTATAAGCAGCGGACCCACGGAAGGGAGAACCAGCCAATTCAAATGGGATGACTGGCGCAGGAGCCTCGGTCTCGAACCCGCGTCCATTGTCAGTTCGCTACCCTATGGAGTGATTGAACGCCTGCCGGATCGGTATCGCCGCCAACTGAAAGGGCTCGCAACCGTACGCGCGTCGGAAACGGTGATGCGGGTCCTGAGGGATGACCGATGGCATTTAAGCCGTGACAGCATCCTGAAGACGGCCCAGGATCGCATATTGGAACAGGCGCATCGGCTGGCCCGCTCCCCCTACCCCACCTCGGCCCGCCGGCCGTAA
- the lipA gene encoding lipoyl synthase, producing the protein MVVVLNTLNRALEKPRHPEKAKRAETPVLKKPEWIRVRAPGTPGWQETANIVRANGLVTVCEEASCPNIGECWQKKHATFMIMGDTCTRACAFCNVRTGMPGPLDRDEPQKVADAVARLGLEHVVVTSVDRDDLADGGAAHFARTIRAIRATSPTTTIEILTPDFLRKEGALEVVVAARPDVFNHNLECVPSLYLKVRPGARYFHSLRLLQRVKELDPSIFTKSGIMVGLGEVRHEVLQLMDDLRSADIDFMTIGQYLQPTRKHHPVMAFVTPEEFKSYETVAYAKGFLMVSSSPLTRSSHHAGEDFARLRAARAGKAAVGAGVAAAAVPA; encoded by the coding sequence ATGGTCGTCGTTCTCAACACGCTCAATCGCGCTCTCGAAAAGCCCCGCCATCCCGAGAAGGCGAAGCGGGCGGAAACACCTGTTCTGAAGAAGCCGGAATGGATCCGCGTGCGCGCGCCCGGCACGCCGGGTTGGCAGGAAACCGCGAATATCGTGCGCGCCAACGGCCTCGTCACCGTGTGCGAGGAGGCGAGCTGCCCGAATATCGGTGAGTGCTGGCAGAAGAAGCACGCCACCTTCATGATCATGGGCGACACCTGCACCCGCGCCTGTGCCTTCTGCAATGTCCGCACCGGCATGCCCGGCCCGCTCGACCGCGACGAGCCGCAGAAGGTGGCGGATGCGGTGGCCCGGCTGGGCCTCGAACATGTCGTCGTCACCTCGGTCGACCGCGACGATCTCGCCGATGGCGGCGCCGCGCATTTCGCCCGCACCATCCGCGCCATCCGCGCCACCAGCCCGACCACGACGATCGAAATCCTCACTCCCGATTTCCTGCGCAAGGAGGGGGCGCTGGAGGTGGTAGTGGCGGCGCGGCCGGACGTGTTCAACCACAATCTGGAATGCGTGCCCTCGCTCTATCTGAAGGTGCGGCCGGGCGCGCGCTATTTCCATTCGCTGCGGCTGCTGCAGCGGGTGAAGGAACTCGACCCGTCCATCTTCACCAAGTCCGGCATCATGGTCGGGCTTGGGGAGGTGCGGCACGAGGTGCTGCAGCTCATGGACGATCTGCGCTCCGCCGATATCGACTTCATGACCATCGGCCAGTATCTGCAGCCGACCCGCAAGCACCACCCTGTGATGGCCTTCGTGACGCCGGAGGAGTTCAAATCCTACGAGACGGTGGCCTATGCCAAGGGCTTCCTCATGGTGTCGTCGAGCCCGCTGACGCGCTCCTCCCACCATGCCGGCGAGGATTTCGCCCGGCTGCGCGCGGCGCGGGCCGGCAAGGCGGCCGTGGGGGCGGGTGTGGCGGCCGCGGCGGTTCCCGCCTGA
- a CDS encoding nitrogen regulation protein NR(II), with product MSSVSSQRPGPRASNATAEAVVNALPHPVITVADDNRLVDANVAAEAFFEASLAVLVRHRLQEFVPFGSPILSLVEQVRTRGAAVNEYRVDLGTPRNGGERIVDIHVAPLAEAPGHVVIMLQERTIADKMDRQLTHRGAARSVTALASMLAHEIKNPLSGIRGAAQLLELSASDDDRSLTRLITDEADRIVKLVDRMEVFSDERPIAREPVNIHAVLEHVRTLASTGFARNIRFVEEYDPSLPPVLANRDQLVQVFLNLVKNAAEAIGDSPDGEIQLTTAFRPGVRLMVPGAPARVSLPLEFCVRDNGPGVPEDLMPHLFDPFVTTKPTGTGLGLALVAKIVGDHGGIIECDSQPRRTTFRVLMPMYRASRGDEKS from the coding sequence ATGAGTTCGGTTTCCTCGCAACGGCCGGGCCCGCGCGCGAGCAACGCGACCGCGGAAGCGGTGGTGAATGCACTGCCGCACCCCGTCATCACGGTGGCGGACGACAATCGCCTGGTCGATGCGAATGTGGCGGCGGAAGCCTTTTTCGAGGCGTCGCTGGCGGTGCTGGTGCGGCACCGGCTGCAGGAATTCGTGCCATTCGGCAGCCCGATCCTGTCGCTGGTGGAGCAGGTGCGCACGCGCGGCGCAGCGGTGAACGAGTATCGCGTCGATCTCGGCACCCCGCGCAATGGCGGCGAGCGCATCGTCGATATTCACGTCGCGCCCCTGGCGGAGGCGCCCGGTCATGTCGTCATCATGCTGCAGGAGCGCACCATTGCCGACAAGATGGACCGCCAGCTCACCCATCGCGGTGCCGCCCGTTCGGTGACGGCGCTCGCCTCCATGCTGGCGCATGAGATCAAGAACCCGCTCTCCGGCATTCGCGGCGCGGCGCAATTGCTGGAACTCTCCGCCAGCGACGATGATCGCTCGCTCACCCGGCTGATCACCGACGAGGCCGACCGCATCGTCAAGCTGGTCGATCGGATGGAAGTGTTTTCCGACGAGCGGCCGATTGCGCGCGAGCCGGTCAATATCCACGCCGTGCTGGAGCATGTGCGCACGCTGGCGAGCACCGGTTTCGCCCGCAACATACGCTTCGTCGAGGAGTACGACCCCTCGCTGCCGCCGGTGCTGGCCAATCGCGACCAACTGGTGCAGGTGTTCCTCAATCTGGTGAAGAACGCGGCCGAAGCCATTGGCGATTCACCCGATGGTGAAATCCAGCTCACCACGGCCTTCCGTCCCGGCGTGCGGCTTATGGTGCCCGGCGCCCCGGCACGGGTGAGCCTGCCGCTGGAATTCTGCGTGCGCGACAACGGTCCCGGCGTGCCGGAAGACCTGATGCCGCACCTGTTCGATCCCTTCGTCACCACCAAGCCGACCGGCACGGGTCTGGGCCTGGCGCTGGTGGCGAAGATCGTCGGCGACCATGGCGGCATCATCGAATGCGACAGCCAGCCGCGCCGCACCACCTTCCGTGTCCTCATGCCCATGTACCGCGCCAGCCGCGGTGACGAGAAGAGTTGA
- the dusB gene encoding tRNA dihydrouridine synthase DusB gives MTLQSSPIGTLQIGSVAVPGAAVLAPMAGITDAPLRRMVLRYGAALAVSEMVAAGAFETGHEETVLRAEGAGVAIHAVQLAGNEPESLGRAARLAEAAGAALIDINMGCPAKRVTTGLAGSALLRDLDLATRLIAAVVAAVRVPVTLKTRLGWDDAALVAPELARRAEALGVQMITIHGRTRCQFYTGRADWSAIRAVKDAVSIPVLANGDLVAVEEAPAMLAASGADGVMIGRGAQGRPWFPGQVAAFLRSGAVPDDPPLAEQRDVLIELYEGWLSHYGRELGMRCARKHIGWSLAATTASAGRPPELAAQWRRRLLTLEDPARVVTGIRDAYDDIGWREAA, from the coding sequence TTGACCCTTCAGTCTTCTCCCATTGGCACTCTTCAGATCGGCAGCGTCGCTGTGCCGGGTGCGGCGGTGCTTGCGCCGATGGCGGGCATCACCGATGCGCCACTGCGCCGCATGGTGCTGCGCTATGGCGCGGCGCTCGCCGTGTCGGAAATGGTCGCCGCCGGCGCCTTCGAAACCGGGCATGAGGAGACCGTGCTGCGGGCGGAAGGGGCGGGCGTGGCGATCCATGCCGTCCAGCTTGCCGGCAACGAGCCCGAATCGCTGGGCCGCGCCGCCCGCCTCGCGGAAGCCGCCGGGGCGGCCTTGATCGACATCAATATGGGCTGCCCGGCCAAGCGGGTGACCACCGGCCTTGCCGGCTCGGCGCTGCTGCGCGACCTCGATCTCGCCACCCGCCTCATCGCGGCGGTCGTGGCGGCGGTGCGAGTGCCGGTCACGCTGAAGACCCGGCTCGGCTGGGACGACGCCGCGCTTGTCGCGCCGGAACTCGCCCGCCGGGCGGAAGCGCTCGGCGTGCAGATGATCACCATTCACGGGCGTACGCGCTGCCAGTTCTATACCGGCCGCGCCGACTGGTCGGCGATCCGCGCGGTCAAGGACGCCGTTTCCATTCCCGTGCTCGCCAATGGCGATCTGGTGGCGGTGGAGGAGGCGCCGGCGATGCTCGCCGCCTCGGGCGCCGATGGGGTGATGATCGGCCGTGGCGCACAGGGGCGCCCGTGGTTTCCCGGTCAGGTCGCCGCCTTCCTGCGCAGCGGCGCGGTGCCGGACGATCCGCCGCTGGCCGAGCAGCGCGACGTGCTGATCGAGCTTTATGAAGGCTGGTTGTCGCATTACGGGCGTGAGCTCGGCATGCGCTGCGCGCGCAAGCATATCGGCTGGTCGCTGGCCGCCACTACGGCGAGCGCCGGCCGCCCGCCGGAGCTGGCCGCCCAGTGGCGCCGGCGGCTTCTGACGCTTGAGGATCCGGCGCGCGTCGTCACCGGAATCCGCGACGCCTATGACGACATTGGATGGAGAGAAGCTGCATGA
- a CDS encoding CinA family protein, translating into MSESHDAIQLAAMRVLDLCRARGLTVATAESCTGGLVAGALTEIAGSSDVVDRGFVTYSNAAKREVLGVAAATLDLHGAVSEETAREMVAGLLRVARTSLGVSVTGIAGPGGGSEAKPVGLVHFAAGTATGKLITRREIFTGQDRAGVRRLSVLTALAMLAELAGAAD; encoded by the coding sequence ATGAGCGAGAGCCATGACGCCATCCAGCTTGCGGCGATGCGGGTGCTCGACCTGTGCCGCGCTCGGGGACTGACCGTCGCCACCGCCGAATCCTGCACCGGGGGACTTGTCGCCGGCGCGCTGACCGAGATTGCCGGTTCGTCCGACGTGGTCGACCGCGGCTTCGTCACCTACTCCAATGCCGCGAAGCGGGAGGTGCTCGGCGTCGCAGCGGCGACGCTCGACCTGCACGGCGCGGTGAGCGAGGAAACCGCGCGCGAGATGGTGGCCGGCCTGCTGCGCGTGGCGAGAACCTCGCTCGGCGTTTCCGTCACCGGCATAGCCGGGCCGGGCGGCGGCTCGGAAGCGAAGCCGGTCGGCCTCGTTCATTTCGCCGCCGGCACCGCCACGGGGAAGCTGATCACGCGGCGGGAGATCTTCACCGGCCAGGATCGCGCCGGCGTGCGCCGTCTCTCCGTGCTCACGGCGCTGGCCATGCTGGCGGAACTCGCCGGCGCCGCCGACTGA
- a CDS encoding FkbM family methyltransferase has protein sequence MRDNRPTIVCIATNGFHRLWLDCIESQKRYAERYGFYHHLLTTNPNPDLTPYWSKVQVCIDILSTGRDVLLIDSDAYIRETTPRFTDLINEHSDHDIFIANGSSGRPNSGVVIFRGGNESMSTRFLDECLSNKDIIIPVEDRVTLGDRITEYGENGHFIHFLKKTNFAEKTKILDERWNKIVPPALPDDFIIHYTGPMRRRGGAMDGCISFLRGTGACRSLGFFDRLSREYYRVRWLLVKIANRIPLFGRLLNFIADLLIGRSDTTPMTTPFSSAGAVWKFEYSLSLLEHPTTLVARQILGPGDVAVDGGAHVGYFTRQFASATGSSGRIVAIEAHPENAARLRSNMRDLQVTVIENAITEEARDVYLHSGGGHSNHSLVELTGIHTTRLTVAGRRLDDILSSLDIATVDLIKLDIEGFEIDALRSLGTYLSEGRIRYILIEISPDILERRGMDAEMISALLYDNGFILREIRDDYTFGPRGFINTRTTQNYIAANEIGWTYLFNRISLHRK, from the coding sequence ATGCGGGACAATCGCCCAACCATTGTCTGCATTGCTACTAACGGATTCCATCGACTTTGGCTTGATTGTATAGAAAGTCAGAAACGTTACGCTGAAAGGTATGGCTTTTATCACCATTTATTGACAACCAATCCGAATCCCGACCTGACGCCGTACTGGTCGAAAGTGCAGGTGTGCATTGACATTCTATCGACAGGACGCGATGTCTTGTTAATTGACTCCGATGCGTACATACGAGAAACCACACCACGTTTTACGGACTTAATAAACGAACACAGCGATCATGACATATTCATTGCCAATGGATCATCGGGGCGACCAAATTCAGGAGTTGTTATTTTCCGTGGCGGCAACGAATCTATGTCCACCCGTTTTTTGGACGAATGCCTGTCGAATAAAGACATAATTATTCCTGTGGAAGACAGGGTAACACTTGGAGATCGGATCACGGAGTATGGCGAAAATGGTCATTTTATCCATTTTCTGAAAAAGACCAATTTCGCCGAAAAGACCAAAATATTAGATGAACGATGGAATAAAATCGTGCCTCCGGCACTCCCTGATGATTTCATCATCCATTACACCGGGCCGATGCGTCGCCGCGGCGGGGCGATGGATGGCTGTATTTCTTTTCTTCGCGGGACCGGAGCGTGTCGCTCTCTTGGTTTTTTCGACAGGCTGAGCCGAGAGTATTATCGAGTCCGCTGGCTTCTTGTTAAGATCGCGAATCGCATTCCTCTTTTCGGTAGACTTCTGAATTTTATTGCGGATTTATTGATCGGCCGATCCGACACAACGCCTATGACAACACCATTCAGTTCGGCAGGCGCAGTCTGGAAATTCGAATATTCGTTATCATTGCTTGAGCACCCCACAACGCTGGTCGCCCGACAAATTCTTGGCCCGGGGGATGTTGCTGTTGATGGCGGCGCCCATGTCGGGTACTTCACCCGCCAGTTTGCGAGCGCTACGGGAAGCAGCGGCCGCATAGTCGCGATTGAGGCGCACCCGGAAAACGCTGCACGCCTTCGCTCAAACATGCGCGATCTACAGGTCACAGTCATTGAGAACGCCATAACGGAGGAGGCTCGTGACGTCTACCTGCACAGTGGAGGGGGACACTCAAATCATTCGCTTGTCGAATTGACCGGCATTCATACGACAAGACTGACGGTAGCAGGGCGACGCCTTGACGATATACTATCGTCTCTCGATATAGCGACAGTTGACCTAATAAAGCTGGACATAGAAGGCTTCGAGATCGACGCCCTGCGCAGTCTAGGTACATATCTTTCCGAAGGACGCATTCGTTATATTCTAATCGAGATCAGCCCGGACATCCTGGAGCGGCGCGGGATGGATGCCGAGATGATATCTGCGCTTCTATATGACAATGGATTTATTTTGAGAGAGATTAGGGACGATTACACATTTGGCCCACGAGGTTTCATAAATACGCGCACGACGCAGAACTATATAGCAGCCAACGAAATTGGCTGGACATATTTGTTTAACAGAATATCATTACATCGAAAGTAG
- a CDS encoding bifunctional 2-C-methyl-D-erythritol 4-phosphate cytidylyltransferase/2-C-methyl-D-erythritol 2,4-cyclodiphosphate synthase: MHQAMRTDVIVVAAGSGLRAGEGLPKQYRLLGGAPVLRRTLEAFRGQPGIRHVLPVISAEHAALCAQALAELPGVHAPVTGGATRQASVRAGLEALAQDPPDLVLIHDAARPFVSPRLVAQAIATAAAEGAAVPALPVVDTLKAVAPPGHLASGPDRNAVRGVQTPQAFRYDLILAAHRAAAGADDLTDDAAVAEAAGHRVAAFPGDPANFKLTTREDFVTAERHLLAELADIRTATGFDVHAFGPGDHVMLGGVRLPHDFALAGHSDADVVLHALTDALLGTIGSGDIGHHFPPSDPQWKGAASDQFLAHAAALVRAAGGRIAHLDATVVCEAPKIGPHREAMRERIAAIVDIAVARVSVKATTSERLGFTGRREGIAALAAATVRLPWVD, from the coding sequence ATGCACCAGGCAATGCGGACCGACGTGATCGTGGTTGCGGCCGGCAGCGGGCTGCGAGCGGGCGAGGGCCTTCCCAAGCAATACCGCCTCCTCGGCGGCGCGCCGGTGCTGCGCCGCACGCTCGAAGCGTTTCGCGGCCAGCCCGGCATCCGCCATGTACTGCCGGTGATTTCGGCGGAACACGCGGCCTTGTGCGCGCAGGCGCTGGCGGAGCTTCCGGGCGTGCACGCGCCGGTGACCGGCGGGGCGACGCGGCAGGCCTCGGTGCGGGCGGGGCTGGAAGCGCTGGCGCAGGATCCGCCCGATCTGGTGCTCATTCACGATGCGGCGCGGCCATTCGTCTCGCCCCGGCTGGTGGCGCAGGCGATCGCCACCGCCGCCGCCGAGGGCGCCGCGGTCCCTGCCCTGCCGGTGGTCGACACGCTGAAGGCGGTCGCGCCCCCCGGCCATCTCGCCAGCGGCCCCGACCGCAACGCCGTGCGCGGCGTGCAGACGCCGCAAGCCTTCCGCTACGACCTCATCCTCGCCGCGCATCGGGCGGCTGCGGGAGCGGACGACCTGACCGACGACGCCGCCGTGGCGGAAGCCGCCGGCCACCGCGTCGCCGCCTTCCCCGGCGATCCCGCCAATTTCAAACTGACCACACGCGAGGATTTCGTGACCGCCGAACGTCATCTGCTGGCCGAACTCGCCGATATCCGCACCGCGACCGGCTTCGACGTGCACGCTTTCGGGCCCGGCGACCATGTCATGCTGGGCGGCGTGCGCCTTCCCCACGACTTCGCCCTGGCCGGCCATTCCGATGCCGATGTGGTGCTGCATGCGCTGACCGACGCGCTGCTCGGCACGATCGGCAGCGGTGATATCGGCCATCATTTCCCGCCCTCGGACCCGCAATGGAAGGGCGCGGCCTCCGACCAGTTTCTCGCCCATGCCGCCGCCCTGGTGCGCGCGGCCGGCGGGCGCATCGCCCATCTCGACGCCACGGTGGTCTGCGAGGCGCCGAAGATCGGCCCGCATCGCGAGGCGATGCGCGAGCGGATCGCCGCCATCGTTGACATTGCCGTGGCGCGGGTCAGCGTGAAGGCGACGACCAGCGAAAGGCTGGGCTTCACTGGCCGGCGCGAGGGCATTGCCGCGCTCGCCGCCGCCACGGTCCGCCTGCCCTGGGTGGACTGA
- a CDS encoding type II toxin-antitoxin system RatA family toxin — MPSFTNKRRVRHSATDMFDLVADVERYPEFVPLCESLHVRRRVASGEGVDILVADMSVAYKMFRESFTSRVTLDRPRLSIVVEYLDGPFSRLENRWSFRPDGEAASEVDFYIAYEFRSRTLGLLMGAMFDAAFRRFAEAFEHRADEVYGRRAEVG, encoded by the coding sequence ATGCCGTCCTTCACCAATAAAAGGCGCGTGCGCCACTCCGCCACCGACATGTTCGACCTGGTGGCGGATGTGGAGCGCTACCCGGAATTCGTGCCGCTGTGCGAGAGCCTGCATGTGCGCCGCCGCGTGGCGAGCGGGGAGGGCGTCGACATCCTCGTCGCCGATATGAGCGTGGCCTACAAGATGTTCCGCGAGAGCTTCACCAGCCGGGTGACGCTCGACCGGCCGCGCCTGTCCATTGTCGTGGAATATCTCGACGGGCCGTTCAGCCGGCTGGAGAACCGCTGGAGCTTCCGGCCCGACGGCGAGGCGGCGAGCGAGGTCGATTTCTACATCGCCTATGAGTTCCGCTCCCGCACGCTTGGCCTGTTGATGGGCGCGATGTTCGACGCCGCCTTCCGCCGCTTCGCCGAAGCCTTCGAGCACCGCGCCGACGAGGTTTACGGCCGGCGGGCCGAGGTGGGGTAG